The Myxococcales bacterium region GCATGCTCCCTTTCCTCGGCGAAGCCGACCACCAGATCATGCACGCGCTCATGCGCGGCGAATACGTGATGCCGACCAAGCTGGTGCGGGGATTCCCGCCGGAGCTCGAGGCGATCATCGCGCGCTCGCTCGCGTCCGATCCCAACAAGCGTTACGCGACCGCGGAACGCATGCGTCTCGCCCTCGAAGAGTGGCTGCTCTCGACCGGATCGGTCGTCACGGCGGCCCACGTCGCGCAGATCGCGCGCCAGCGCGTCGGCCCGACGATCGACAAGCGCAAGGAGAAGATCAAAGAGGCGAGCCAGAACGATCTGCTGCGCAGCACGGGCCACATGACCATCCCGCCGGCGGTGGGGGGCAACGCGAGCGGCGTCCAGATGACAGGAACGGCGCCCGGCGAGGCGAGCTATCCCGGTGGCGGCAGCTACCCGACGGGCACGGAAACGGGACTGACGCAGGCGCCTTCCACGGGCAGCTATTTTGCGGCGGCCGGCATCGGCGTCTTCGTGGCCCTCTTGCTCGGCGCGGGAGGCATCTTCGCCATGCGCGCCATGGCGCGACAGCCCACGATCGTGGTGGCGCCGGCTGGCTCTGCGCCCGGCGACGTCGCCGCCCAACCGCAGGCCGCCCCGCGAGGAACGGAGACTACGCAGACCTCGCCAACGGCCCCGCCGACGGGCTCGACGCAGGCACCGACGGCGGCCACGGCGCCGCCGCAAGCCGTGGCGGCGAGCGCGCTCATCATCCGAACCTTCCCGCCCGACGCGATGGTGCTTGTGAACGAGACGCTCTTGCCGCCGGGTGTGCGCCAGATCGCGAGGCCGCCGGCGGGCGTCACCATGACGCTCAAGGCGAGCGCCACCGGCTACCACGAAGCCTCGAAGGTGCTCGACGCCACGTCGCCGGACATCGTCGACGTCGTCCTCAAGAAGAAGGAGGGCCGCGTCGGACCAGGCCCCGGCGAGGGTGCGGTCACCCCGCCGCCGGTGGTGGCCCCCACGCCACGCAAGAACCCGGGAAAGACCGCCATTCCCGAGAGCCCCTACTGATCTCTGCTCTCTCCGCGACGATCTCCTCGCGTCGCCACTTGCCCCTCACCGAGCCTGGAGCCTTCCATGCGACCGCGAACGCTTGCTGCCCCGCTTCTCCTTACGATCGCCTGCGCCGCCCTGACGCCGACCAACGCCTCCGCGCAAGGTGCGGACACGTCTGTCGACGCCGCCGCCGAGGCCAAACGGCAATTCGTGTTGGGCCGGCAGGCCTTCGACGCGAAACGCTATGCCGACGCCGCGCAGAACTTTGAAGCGGCGGCCGCCTACAAGCCGCACCCCGTTGCGTTCTACACGGCGGCCGTGGCCTGGGAGCTGGCAGGTCGCTCCGACCGCGCCGCCGACGCCTTCGCACGGGCCGTCGACCAACCGGGCCTCAAGGAAGATGACCTCAAGAAGGCCAAGGAGCGGCTGAGCGCCCTCGAAGGCGTGCTCGGCACCGTGACCGTCACGGCGCCGGAAGGTTGGAAGCTGCAGCTTGACGGCAACACGGAGACACCGGCGCCGGCTCGCCTTCACGGCAAACCCGGCCTTCGCGCCCTGTCGTATCGAGCGCCAGGCAAAGGCGTCGAGAAGAAGGAGGTCTCGCTCGAGGCCGGACAGAAGCTCGCCATCTCGCTGCCCGAGCCGCCGCCGCAAGTCGTGACGCAGCCGGAGCCACCCAAAGAGGAAAAGAAGGCTCCGACGGTGGTTGTGCAAGGCGAAGACCCCTTCGTGACCTTGAAGAAGTCGGCGGGCCTCGTGGTCGCGGGCCTCGGCGCCGCCACCCTCGTGGGCTCCGCCATCCTGTGGTCGCAGGCTCAAGGCGCTGGTGACTCCTACAACGCGGCGCCGACACGTACCGCCCTGGACCACGGCGAGAGCATGGAGACCTGGACGACGATCACCTTGGTCACCGGCGGTGTGCTGCTCGCCGGCGGCGTTGCCCCTCTACCTCGTGCCGATCAAGGTCAAGTCCTCCGCGACGGCGAGCCAAAGCTTTCGGACGGCGATTTCACCGACCCTTGGCGGAGCGATGCTCCGCGGCCAATTCTGAGGATCTATGCTCCACCGAACCTTCCTTCGCGTCACCGCAGCCTCCTCGCTCGCGCTGACGGCGCTCGTCGCGTGTTCCCTTGGACTCGACGCCTCCAAGCTGGACGTCGTCGTCACGCCAACGATCGACGCCACGACGGAGGCGGAGGCGCCGCCCGACACGGGCACGGTGAAGCCCGGCGAGACGGCG contains the following coding sequences:
- a CDS encoding protein kinase, which produces MSGQVAADEEPESERGYTLRRGTRLGRYELLLPIAKGGMARVWAARQHGQRGFTKLVAIKTILPHLAREPEFERMFLDEARIASLVHHPNVCEIYELGEEGQVLYLAMEWIHGDSLIHILRTSETTTEPMPLRIAARVVADACAGLHAAHELVDEDGQPMNVVHRDVSPHNILVSIDGHVKVADFGVAKALGQLHQATVAGQIKGKLSYMAPEQVTGSTVDRRSDIFSLGCVLYEACTGMLPFLGEADHQIMHALMRGEYVMPTKLVRGFPPELEAIIARSLASDPNKRYATAERMRLALEEWLLSTGSVVTAAHVAQIARQRVGPTIDKRKEKIKEASQNDLLRSTGHMTIPPAVGGNASGVQMTGTAPGEASYPGGGSYPTGTETGLTQAPSTGSYFAAAGIGVFVALLLGAGGIFAMRAMARQPTIVVAPAGSAPGDVAAQPQAAPRGTETTQTSPTAPPTGSTQAPTAATAPPQAVAASALIIRTFPPDAMVLVNETLLPPGVRQIARPPAGVTMTLKASATGYHEASKVLDATSPDIVDVVLKKKEGRVGPGPGEGAVTPPPVVAPTPRKNPGKTAIPESPY